The proteins below are encoded in one region of Castor canadensis chromosome 6, mCasCan1.hap1v2, whole genome shotgun sequence:
- the LOC141423886 gene encoding glycerol kinase-like gives MAATKKAVVGPLVGAVDQGTSSTRFLVFNSKTAELLSHHQVEITQQFPKEGWVEQDPMEILQSVHECIEKTCEKLRQLNVDISNIKAIGVSNQRETTVVWDKLTGEPLYNAVVWLDLRTQSTVEDLRKCIPVRNNFVKAKTGLPISTYFSAVKLRWLLANVQKVQKAVEEKRALFGTIDSWLLWSLTGGVEGGVHCTDVTNASRTMLFNIHSLKWDKELCEFFGIPVEILPNIRSSSEIYGLMKTGALEGVPLSGCLGDQSAALVGQMCFQDGQAKNTYGTGCFLLCNTGHKCVFSEHGLLTTVAYKLGRDKPVCYALEGSVAIAGEVVRWLRDNLGIIKRSEEIEKLAKEAGTSYDCYFVPAFSGLYAPYWDSSARGIICGLTQFTNKSHIAFAALEAVCFQTREILDAMNRDCGIPLSHLQVDGGMTGNRLLMQLQADILCIPVVKPSMPETTALGAAMAAGAAEGVGVWSLEPKDLSAVLMERFEPQIKAEESEIRYSTWKKAVMRSMGWVTTHSPERGDPSVFCSLPLGFFIVSSMVMLIGARYISGIP, from the coding sequence ATGGCAGCCACCAAGAAAGCAGTTGTAGGGCCGTTGGTAGGGGCAGTGGACCAGGGTACGAGCTCGACGCGTTTTTTGGTTTTCAATTCCAAAACAGCGGAACTACTTAGTCATCATCAAGTGGAAATAACACAGCAGTTCCCCAAAGAAGGATGGGTGGAACAAGACCCGATGGAGATTCTGCAGTCTGTCCACGAGTGTATAGAGAAAACGTGTGAGAAGCTGAGACAACTCAACGTGGACATCTCCAACATAAAGGCCATTGGTGTCAGCAACCAGAGGGAGACCACAGTGGTGTGGGACAAGCTGACCGGAGAGCCTCTCTACAATGCGGTGGTGTGGCTTGACCTCAGAACCCAGTCCACCGTGGAGGACCTCCGTAAATGCATCCCAGTAAGAAACAACTTCGTCAAGGCCAAGACTGGCCTTCCAATCAGCACCTACTTCAGCGCAGTCAAGCTTCGTTGGCTCCTTGCTAATGTGCAAAAAGTTCAAAAGGCCGTTGAAGAGAAGAGGGCTCTTTTTGGGACGATTGACTCGTGGCTTCTCTGGAGTTTGACaggaggggtggagggaggcGTCCACTGCACGGATGTGACAAACGCCAGTCGGACGATGCTTTTCAACATTCATTCCTTGAAATGGGATAAAGAGCTCTGCGAATTTTTTGGAATCCCAGTGGAAATTCTTCCCAATATCCGGAGTTCTTCGGAGATATATGGCCTAATGAAAACTGGGGCCTTGGAAGGTGTGCCACTATCCGGATGTTTGGGGGACCAGTCTGCAGCTTTAGTGGGACAAATGTGCTTCCAGGATGGACAAGCTAAAAATACATATGGAACAGGATGTTTCTTATTGTGTAACACGGGCCATAAGTGTGTCTTCTCTGAACATGGTCTTCTGACCACAGTGGCCTACAAACTTGGCAGGGACAAACCGGTGTGTTATGCACTGGAAGGTTCTGTAGCTATAGCTGGTGAGGTTGTTCGTTGGCTCAGAGACAATCTTGGAATTATTAAGAGGTCagaggaaattgaaaagcttGCTAAAGAAGCAGGTACTTCCTATGACTGCTACTTCGTCCCAGCATTTTCAGGGTTATATGCACCTTATTGGGATTCCAGTGCCAGAGGGATAATCTGTGGTCTCACTCAGTTCACCAATAAGAGCCACATCGCCTTTGCTGCCTTAGAAGCTGTTTGTTTCCAAACTCGAGAGATTCTGGATGCCATGAATCGTGACTGTGGGATTCCACTCAGTCATTTGCAGGTGGATGGAGGAATGACTGGCAACAGGCTTCTTATGCAGCTGCAGGCAGACATTCTGTGCATTCCCGTGGTGAAGCCTTCCATGCCTGAGACAACTGCCCTGGGAGCTGCCATGGCAGCTGGGGCCGCAGAAGGAGTTGGTGTGTGGAGTTTGGAACCCAAGGATTTGTCAGCCGTCCTCATGGAGCGGTTCGAACCTCAGATCAAGGCTGAGGAAAGTGAAATTCGCTATTCTACATGGAAGAAAGCTGTGATGAGGTCAATGGGCTGGGTTACAACTCATTCTCCAGAAAGAGGTGATCCGAGTGTCTTCTGTAGTCTGCCCTTGGGCTTTTTTATAGTGAGCAGCATGGTGATGTTGATTGGAGCAAGGTATATCTCTGGCATCCCCTGA
- the Znf475 gene encoding zinc finger protein 475, giving the protein MIRRPPMVVCYICGREYGTKSISIHEPQCLKKWHNENNLLPKELRRPEPKKPEVRTITAKGFYDLDALNEAAWTSAQSQLVPCSICGRTFLPDRLIVHQRSCKPKAAK; this is encoded by the exons ATGATAAGGCGTCCACCAATGGTGGTTTGTTACATCTGTGGCCGTGAATATGGAACAAAATCTATTAGCATCCATGAACCACAGTGTCTGAAAAAATGGCACAATGAAAACAACTTGTTGCCTAAAGAGCTAAGGAGACCAGAACCCAAAAAGCCAGAAGTCAGGACCATTACTG CCAAAGGGTTCTATGATCTGGATGCCTTAAATGAAGCTGCTTGGACAAGTGCCCAGAGCCAGCTGGTTCCCTGCAGTATTTGTGGGCGTACCTTCCTGCCAGACAGACTGATTGTTCACCAGCGATCTTGTAAACCTAAGGCCGCCAAGTAA